The Cellulophaga sp. L1A9 genome window below encodes:
- a CDS encoding RpiB/LacA/LacB family sugar-phosphate isomerase — protein MKIAIGNDHAGTDYKLAIVGMLKSMHIEVKNYGTDSFDSVDYPDFVHPVAEDVASNAVDFGIIICGSGNGASITANKHQQVRSALCWTNEIVALARQHNDANILSLPARYISLPQALEMVKTFLDTKFEGGRHEGRVEKIPCK, from the coding sequence ATGAAGATAGCTATAGGCAATGACCATGCCGGTACAGATTACAAATTAGCCATAGTAGGCATGTTAAAATCTATGCATATAGAGGTTAAGAACTACGGAACTGATAGTTTTGATAGTGTAGACTATCCAGATTTTGTTCATCCGGTGGCGGAAGATGTTGCTTCAAATGCTGTAGATTTTGGTATCATTATATGTGGTAGTGGTAACGGCGCTTCTATTACAGCAAATAAACATCAACAAGTACGCTCTGCTTTATGTTGGACCAATGAGATTGTAGCATTAGCTAGGCAACATAATGATGCTAACATATTAAGTCTTCCTGCACGTTATATTTCTTTACCTCAAGCTTTAGAAATGGTAAAAACATTTTTAGATACCAAGTTTGAAGGGGGTAGACATGAAGGTAGAGTAGAAAAAATACCTTGTAAATAA
- the rnr gene encoding ribonuclease R has product MSKKKKRSSGQKKNEITRGIFTVLEKEPNKSFNYKEIAAKIQISDANDRNDLIKRLVQLKEKRRIVETSPGKYKAIENTKTYHTGTVDITGRGNAYIIIDGMDDDVFVPVNKINKAFHKDTVEIYIYPRRKGKKLEGEVTKIVKRFKTSFVGILDMQKSFAFVRVGDFRMYTDFFIPKDKINNAQDGDKVIVEFNEWPDKTDSPYGTITQVLGKPGEHNTEIHSILAEYGLPYEFPVEVEQFANDLDTSIKPEEIAKRRDMRDTLTFTIDPRDAKDFDDALSFEVLDNGNFEIGIHIADVSHYLLPDTVMDDEAYERATSVYLVDRVVPMLPEVLSNNACSLRPHEEKYTFSAIFEIDKKAHVINEWFGRTVINSNERFSYEEAQHIIENKVNSIPEDISIRDAAYEVSDAVVNATLKLDELAKIMRARRMNAGAISFDKLEVRFNLTPEGEPESVYFKEAKDANKLIEEFMLLANRKVAEFIGKQKPEKTFVYRVHDEPNEEKLMALNGIISRFGHKLDFKNKKTISSSLNQLLEDVKGKGEQNMVDTLAIRTMSKAIYTTDNIGHYGLAFDYYTHFTSPIRRYPDVMVHRLLQHYLDHGASAKKEVYEEKCKHSSDMEGLASSAERDSIKYMQIKFMEDHQDREFIGVISGVTEWGIYVEIIENKCEGMVRISDIKGDYYNFDEKEYAIIGERTKKVYQLGDEVKVMVKNTDLVKRHLDFTLIGKAE; this is encoded by the coding sequence ATGTCGAAGAAAAAGAAAAGGTCTTCAGGACAGAAAAAGAATGAAATTACAAGAGGTATTTTCACTGTCCTAGAAAAGGAACCTAATAAAAGTTTTAATTACAAAGAGATTGCTGCTAAAATACAAATTAGTGATGCTAACGACCGTAATGACTTAATAAAGAGATTAGTACAACTAAAAGAGAAACGTAGAATTGTAGAAACTTCCCCTGGAAAATACAAGGCTATAGAGAATACTAAAACATACCATACTGGTACTGTAGATATTACAGGAAGAGGTAATGCTTACATTATTATTGATGGTATGGACGATGATGTTTTCGTTCCAGTAAACAAAATAAACAAGGCTTTTCATAAGGATACGGTCGAAATTTACATCTATCCACGTAGAAAAGGGAAGAAATTAGAAGGCGAAGTCACTAAAATTGTAAAACGTTTTAAGACTAGTTTTGTAGGGATTCTTGATATGCAAAAGTCTTTTGCTTTTGTTCGTGTTGGAGATTTTAGAATGTATACTGATTTCTTTATTCCGAAAGATAAAATTAACAATGCACAAGACGGCGATAAAGTTATTGTAGAATTTAATGAATGGCCCGATAAAACAGATTCTCCTTACGGAACAATTACGCAAGTTTTAGGAAAACCAGGAGAACACAATACAGAAATACATTCCATTTTAGCAGAATATGGTTTACCCTATGAATTTCCGGTAGAAGTAGAACAATTTGCTAATGATTTAGATACGTCTATTAAACCAGAAGAAATTGCAAAGCGTAGAGATATGCGTGATACGCTAACCTTTACAATTGATCCACGTGATGCTAAAGATTTTGATGATGCCTTGTCTTTTGAAGTATTGGATAATGGGAATTTTGAAATAGGAATTCATATTGCAGATGTTTCACATTATCTTTTACCAGATACCGTGATGGATGATGAAGCTTATGAAAGAGCAACATCGGTATATTTAGTAGACAGAGTAGTACCTATGTTACCAGAAGTACTTTCTAATAATGCCTGTTCTTTACGTCCGCATGAAGAGAAATATACCTTCTCTGCTATTTTTGAAATAGATAAAAAAGCACATGTTATCAACGAATGGTTTGGCCGTACGGTTATAAATTCTAACGAACGTTTTTCTTACGAAGAAGCACAGCATATTATTGAAAATAAAGTAAATAGCATTCCTGAAGATATTTCTATTAGAGATGCTGCTTATGAAGTTTCTGATGCTGTTGTTAATGCCACTTTAAAATTAGATGAACTTGCAAAAATTATGCGTGCGCGTAGAATGAATGCAGGGGCTATCTCTTTTGATAAATTAGAAGTACGATTTAATTTAACACCAGAAGGTGAACCAGAAAGTGTTTATTTTAAAGAAGCAAAGGACGCTAATAAACTTATTGAAGAGTTTATGCTTTTAGCGAATAGAAAAGTTGCAGAATTTATCGGGAAGCAAAAACCAGAGAAAACATTTGTGTATCGCGTGCATGATGAGCCAAATGAAGAGAAACTGATGGCATTAAACGGAATCATATCTCGTTTTGGTCATAAGTTAGACTTCAAAAATAAAAAGACCATAAGCAGCTCTTTAAATCAACTTTTAGAAGATGTAAAAGGCAAAGGCGAACAAAATATGGTAGATACTCTTGCTATACGAACCATGAGTAAGGCTATTTATACCACAGATAATATTGGTCACTATGGTTTAGCTTTTGATTATTATACACATTTTACCTCGCCAATACGTAGGTATCCTGATGTTATGGTACACCGTTTATTGCAGCATTATTTAGATCATGGTGCCTCTGCTAAAAAAGAAGTGTACGAAGAAAAATGTAAACATTCTTCTGACATGGAAGGTTTAGCCTCTAGTGCAGAGCGTGATTCTATTAAGTACATGCAAATTAAATTCATGGAAGATCATCAAGATCGTGAATTTATTGGTGTTATTTCTGGAGTAACAGAATGGGGTATCTATGTAGAAATTATAGAAAACAAATGCGAAGGAATGGTTCGTATTAGTGATATAAAAGGCGATTATTATAATTTTGATGAAAAGGAATATGCAATTATTGGGGAACGTACCAAGAAAGTATACCAACTTGGGGATGAAGTTAAAGTAATGGTGAAGAATACAGATCTTGTAAAAAGACATTTAGATTTTACACTGATTGGTAAAGCAGAATAA
- a CDS encoding head GIN domain-containing protein, which produces MKQYFIVTFLVFVLINGHAQTEKVTQDLDKFTTVKAFDGLSINLIKSTVNKAVITGANTSKVAIINNDGVLKLRMEIGKIFSGYRTFVDLYYTDELITIDVNEDARITSKEVIKQDLLELKAQEGGELIINTQVEQLLIKTVTGGIITTTGFSDNQDVMINTGGIYQGKSFKTNFTTVNVNAGSKAEIYAINYVKASVKAGGEVLVYGNPKKMDEKTVFGGTITRM; this is translated from the coding sequence ATGAAACAATATTTTATAGTAACTTTCTTAGTGTTTGTACTAATTAATGGGCATGCACAAACCGAGAAGGTTACTCAAGATCTTGATAAATTTACGACGGTCAAAGCCTTTGATGGGTTGTCTATTAATTTAATAAAATCTACCGTTAATAAAGCAGTGATCACCGGTGCAAATACCAGTAAGGTTGCTATTATTAATAATGATGGTGTATTAAAATTACGAATGGAGATTGGTAAAATTTTCAGTGGTTATAGAACTTTCGTAGATTTGTACTATACTGATGAGTTAATTACTATCGATGTTAATGAAGATGCACGTATTACCAGTAAAGAAGTTATAAAACAGGATTTACTAGAGCTTAAAGCTCAGGAAGGTGGTGAGTTAATTATTAACACTCAAGTAGAACAATTACTTATTAAAACTGTTACTGGTGGTATTATTACGACTACAGGATTTTCTGATAATCAAGATGTGATGATCAATACCGGTGGTATTTATCAAGGAAAATCTTTTAAAACAAATTTTACTACTGTAAATGTAAATGCAGGTTCTAAAGCAGAAATTTATGCTATTAACTATGTGAAAGCAAGTGTTAAGGCAGGAGGAGAAGTTTTAGTGTATGGCAATCCGAAAAAAATGGACGAAAAAACTGTTTTTGGCGGGACTATAACCAGAATGTAA
- a CDS encoding ketopantoate reductase family protein, protein MMNKKHIVIIGLGGVGGYFGFKINQANEKNKQYKISFVARANTYATVKEKGLTLLSSEYENSSTYPDAIYEHISAIKDPDLILICVKEYDLEDVCTQLSNTITPNTILLPMMNGADIYDRIRALAPNTTILPSCVYVASHIKEKGIVAHKGAAGKLILGKDEAHNSENLEWIVALLENSKIDFELKENAQTAIWSKFIFIASFGLVTAKHNSSIGAVCTVASQKEEATQIMLEIKTIAAKKGILLAEDIIQKTFEKAGTFPPTTPTSLQLDVHSGKNKTELELFAGAVITYGILENSATVCTKRIYDEIKAAHKNL, encoded by the coding sequence ATGATGAATAAAAAACATATAGTTATTATTGGTCTTGGTGGTGTTGGTGGTTATTTTGGATTTAAAATTAACCAAGCCAATGAAAAAAATAAACAATATAAGATATCCTTTGTTGCTAGAGCTAATACCTATGCTACTGTAAAAGAAAAAGGCTTAACACTACTGTCTTCTGAATATGAAAATAGTAGTACCTATCCCGATGCTATTTATGAACATATTTCAGCTATTAAAGATCCTGATTTAATATTGATTTGTGTGAAAGAATATGATTTAGAAGATGTTTGTACACAACTTTCTAATACTATTACACCCAATACCATTTTATTGCCTATGATGAATGGTGCAGATATTTATGATCGTATTAGGGCATTAGCACCAAATACTACTATTTTGCCTTCTTGTGTTTATGTAGCTTCACATATAAAAGAAAAAGGTATTGTTGCGCACAAAGGTGCAGCTGGAAAGTTAATATTAGGCAAAGATGAAGCACATAATTCAGAAAATTTAGAGTGGATAGTCGCCCTATTAGAAAACAGTAAAATTGATTTTGAATTAAAAGAGAATGCGCAAACGGCTATCTGGTCAAAATTTATATTTATTGCTAGTTTTGGTTTGGTAACTGCTAAACACAATTCTTCTATAGGTGCGGTATGTACTGTGGCTTCTCAGAAAGAAGAAGCTACCCAAATAATGCTTGAAATAAAAACTATTGCGGCAAAAAAAGGTATTCTTTTAGCAGAAGATATTATTCAGAAAACTTTTGAAAAGGCAGGTACTTTTCCACCAACGACACCTACTTCTTTACAATTGGATGTGCATTCTGGAAAGAATAAAACAGAATTAGAATTGTTTGCAGGGGCTGTTATTACCTATGGTATTTTAGAAAATAGTGCAACCGTATGTACCAAACGTATTTATGATGAAATTAAAGCAGCACATAAAAACTTGTAA
- a CDS encoding Crp/Fnr family transcriptional regulator produces MEKSKINTYFHSLFPIPEPVVEKITATFCPFTLEKNTILLDKNTISTKTYFLEQGYVRSYILNEDNEEVTTNIYAAPCFVNDFLSFFKKQPTKEVYQTLTDCSFWETNFDNVQANFHNITEFREFSRLLFVINYYKLNDRLIEMASQKAETRYLNLLKVQPHIFQHVPLKIIASYLGITDSTLSRIRKEISKM; encoded by the coding sequence ATGGAGAAATCCAAAATAAATACCTATTTCCATTCTCTATTTCCTATTCCAGAACCCGTTGTCGAAAAAATTACAGCAACATTCTGCCCTTTTACTTTAGAAAAGAATACCATTTTATTAGATAAAAATACCATCAGTACTAAAACTTATTTTTTAGAACAAGGGTATGTACGGTCTTATATTTTAAATGAAGATAATGAGGAAGTAACTACAAACATTTATGCAGCTCCTTGCTTTGTCAATGATTTTTTATCTTTTTTTAAAAAGCAACCCACCAAAGAAGTGTATCAAACCTTAACAGATTGTTCTTTTTGGGAAACTAATTTTGATAATGTACAGGCTAACTTTCATAACATCACTGAATTTAGAGAATTTAGCAGGCTACTGTTTGTTATAAATTACTATAAATTAAATGATAGATTGATAGAAATGGCTAGTCAGAAAGCAGAAACTAGGTATTTAAATCTTTTAAAAGTACAACCGCATATTTTCCAACATGTACCGCTTAAAATTATAGCGTCCTATTTAGGGATTACGGATAGTACTTTGAGTAGAATTAGAAAAGAAATTAGTAAAATGTAA
- a CDS encoding LysE family translocator, whose translation MIEDIQAAIPLGFFLSFMIGPVFFVLLETSATKGFRAALIFDLGVILADILFITAAYFSSFQLLENLSNQPGLYVFGGAILLVYGIITFKTKQVKLRDEAVKVTSGHYLSLFVKGFLLNFINIGVLVFWLGIIIIVGPSLDNNSDRILVFFGAMIGAYFVTDIFKMLLAKQLRKKLTPKRIFLVKKVLGIILIICGLVLITKGFLPKDKLNLQEGIELIREAEQQ comes from the coding sequence ATGATTGAAGATATACAGGCAGCCATTCCATTAGGTTTTTTTTTAAGCTTTATGATTGGCCCTGTTTTTTTTGTATTACTAGAAACAAGTGCTACAAAAGGGTTTAGAGCTGCGCTTATATTTGATTTAGGCGTTATTTTAGCAGATATATTATTTATTACAGCAGCTTATTTTAGTAGTTTTCAATTGCTTGAGAATTTGAGCAATCAGCCAGGACTCTATGTTTTTGGTGGCGCTATATTATTGGTTTATGGTATTATTACTTTTAAAACCAAACAAGTAAAACTTAGAGATGAAGCGGTGAAAGTAACTAGCGGTCATTACCTAAGTTTATTCGTAAAAGGCTTTCTCCTTAATTTTATTAATATTGGTGTGCTGGTTTTCTGGCTCGGAATTATCATTATTGTTGGTCCTAGTTTAGATAATAATAGCGATCGTATTCTCGTATTTTTTGGTGCTATGATAGGTGCTTATTTTGTAACTGATATTTTTAAAATGTTATTAGCAAAGCAGTTACGTAAAAAATTAACTCCAAAACGTATCTTTTTAGTAAAAAAAGTATTGGGTATTATCTTAATTATCTGTGGTCTTGTATTAATTACGAAAGGCTTTTTACCTAAAGACAAATTAAACCTTCAAGAAGGAATAGAATTAATTAGGGAGGCGGAGCAACAATAG
- the folB gene encoding dihydroneopterin aldolase: MGKISVSNIRVYAYHGCLREESINGSDYRVDVEVEADLAKASVSDNLKDTVNYVVINYIVKEEMAIKSKLLEHVAKRILDRIFKECPTVNSGNVTVSKINPPINGDVEMVSINLQLSR, translated from the coding sequence GTGGGTAAAATTAGCGTTAGTAATATTAGAGTCTACGCCTATCATGGGTGTTTAAGAGAAGAAAGTATCAACGGTAGCGATTATCGGGTAGATGTAGAAGTAGAAGCAGATTTAGCTAAAGCATCAGTTTCCGATAATTTAAAGGATACGGTTAATTATGTGGTAATAAATTACATTGTTAAAGAAGAAATGGCAATAAAGTCAAAACTTTTAGAACATGTTGCGAAACGTATTTTAGACCGAATATTTAAAGAATGCCCTACTGTAAATTCTGGCAATGTTACGGTATCGAAAATTAACCCTCCAATTAACGGAGATGTTGAAATGGTTTCGATAAACTTACAATTAAGTCGATGA
- a CDS encoding type IX secretion system membrane protein PorP/SprF translates to MKKIGITLVLCLCSLFAKSQELNSPQLSQYLADNPFVLSPTYAGIGDHVKIRINGLTQWVGIEDAPDTQSLAADMRIGNRSGVGIFLYNDRNGYTKQQGARLSFAHHLTLDRYDDEFLSFGLSYNFNQFRIDIQEFVNAGGDPGVTDDRSTANHNFDVGVLYRKDKFYASLNASNILDKDLSGFNITYEPNRLRNYYLYTGYRYKKSKNSDLEIEPSILYKMFESDGRSETDMNLKFRFYQYEDYYYAGINYRFLNDQIGTPLYIAPIVGLKKNNLYFGYSYQIQLNEITNYSTGTHVITLGVDLFQGLSNCRCTY, encoded by the coding sequence ATGAAAAAAATTGGAATTACTTTAGTGCTCTGTTTGTGCAGCTTATTTGCAAAAAGCCAAGAGTTAAACTCACCTCAACTCTCGCAGTATTTAGCAGACAATCCGTTTGTGCTATCACCTACCTATGCAGGTATTGGTGATCACGTAAAAATACGTATCAACGGACTTACACAGTGGGTGGGTATTGAAGATGCCCCAGATACACAATCTTTAGCAGCAGATATGCGTATTGGTAATAGATCTGGTGTAGGTATCTTTTTATACAACGATAGAAATGGCTATACCAAGCAACAAGGTGCACGACTTTCTTTTGCGCATCACTTAACATTAGATAGATATGACGACGAATTTTTATCATTCGGTTTGTCGTATAATTTTAATCAATTTAGAATAGACATTCAAGAATTTGTTAATGCTGGTGGTGATCCTGGTGTTACGGATGATAGATCTACAGCAAACCATAACTTTGATGTTGGGGTTTTATATAGAAAAGATAAATTCTATGCTAGTTTAAATGCATCTAACATTTTAGATAAAGATTTATCTGGGTTCAATATTACCTATGAGCCTAATCGTTTAAGAAATTATTATTTATATACAGGATATAGATATAAGAAAAGTAAAAATAGTGATCTTGAAATAGAGCCTTCCATTTTATATAAAATGTTTGAAAGTGATGGCCGTTCTGAAACGGATATGAACTTAAAATTTAGATTTTATCAATATGAAGATTACTATTATGCAGGAATCAACTATCGTTTTTTAAATGATCAGATTGGTACCCCTCTATATATCGCTCCTATTGTTGGTCTTAAAAAGAATAATTTATACTTCGGATATTCGTACCAAATACAATTAAACGAAATTACAAACTATAGCACAGGAACGCATGTTATTACCTTAGGGGTAGATTTATTCCAAGGATTGAGTAATTGTAGATGTACATATTAA